The following are encoded in a window of Candidatus Moraniibacteriota bacterium genomic DNA:
- a CDS encoding alpha/beta fold hydrolase: MKKGGLFLFIVLIGVVFLLIFNNSKMEDPVEDVQVEEALLNTPEEKKEEYFSMAIESLRKQEYLGGDFFIEKTLANGANYKQYIVSYKSEELKIFGLLTVPLALKPNDGFPAIVFVHGYIPPAQYSTTGSYPSYQATLAKAGFITFKPDLRGHGQSEGEAIGAHFSEKYTIDTLNAIAYLKNYKDVDPDKLGYWGHSNGGETGLRVAVVSKDIKAYSLWAGVVGSYVDELETYNDKISFMRGSNPLVEKYDLPSQNPEFWDKIDPYTYLDDIFALIQLQHATGDKSVPIELSRHLHDELQKKEKKVEYREYQGDDHNIGQNSSLAWERTIQFFRNNL; the protein is encoded by the coding sequence ATGAAAAAGGGAGGTCTATTTTTATTTATTGTTCTCATTGGAGTGGTATTTCTCCTTATTTTTAATAATTCAAAAATGGAGGACCCTGTTGAGGATGTACAGGTTGAAGAGGCCTTGCTTAATACTCCAGAAGAGAAAAAAGAAGAGTATTTCTCAATGGCAATTGAATCGCTGCGAAAACAAGAATATTTAGGTGGTGATTTTTTTATTGAAAAAACACTTGCAAATGGTGCTAATTACAAGCAATATATAGTCTCCTATAAATCTGAGGAGCTGAAAATTTTTGGGCTTTTGACTGTGCCATTAGCATTAAAGCCAAATGACGGTTTTCCAGCCATCGTATTTGTACATGGGTATATTCCTCCTGCGCAATATTCCACGACGGGAAGCTATCCCAGTTATCAAGCCACATTGGCTAAAGCTGGCTTTATTACGTTTAAGCCAGATCTTCGGGGTCATGGGCAATCAGAAGGGGAAGCAATCGGTGCGCATTTTTCAGAAAAATATACAATTGATACACTTAACGCTATAGCGTATTTAAAAAACTATAAAGACGTTGATCCAGATAAACTTGGTTATTGGGGTCATTCCAATGGTGGTGAAACGGGTTTGCGTGTAGCGGTCGTTTCTAAAGATATTAAGGCTTACTCTCTTTGGGCTGGGGTTGTAGGAAGTTATGTGGACGAACTGGAAACGTATAATGATAAAATCTCTTTTATGCGTGGATCAAATCCGCTTGTCGAGAAGTATGATCTACCAAGTCAGAATCCAGAATTTTGGGACAAAATAGATCCATATACATATTTGGATGATATTTTTGCACTTATTCAACTTCAGCATGCTACTGGCGATAAGAGTGTACCAATTGAACTTTCTAGGCATTTACATGATGAACTTCAAAAAAAAGAAAAAAAAGTTGAATATAGAGAATATCAAGGTGATGATCATAACATAGGACAGAATTCATCTCTTGCCTGGGAGAGGACAATACAATTTTTTAGGAATAATTTATAA